Proteins encoded within one genomic window of Nitrososphaerota archaeon:
- a CDS encoding proteasome assembly chaperone family protein, with the protein MILTRFDGCSLITGFHGIGATGYWTVKYLIQRLMPERAVVFDSDLIAPISSTFQGRLVTPYEVFRKGSLAILKVEAPPYKDSEVEFFRAIGEWIIQSGFKEVALVGGLDSNLRYDDSTYRIAYTSSYKPVGELEEAKVLEDDHIIVGPVAILLNYFEARGYPAFAILAYASTERMDPRATATAVSVLSRYYGFEVDVSTLLRGAEIIESELQKAQAKASKAGESIYT; encoded by the coding sequence TTGATATTAACCCGCTTCGACGGCTGTAGTCTAATTACTGGCTTCCACGGTATAGGTGCTACGGGGTATTGGACGGTAAAGTATCTTATCCAGCGGCTTATGCCTGAGAGAGCTGTCGTATTCGACTCTGACCTTATCGCGCCTATTTCTTCGACTTTCCAGGGCAGGTTGGTCACACCATACGAGGTCTTCAGAAAGGGTTCACTCGCTATATTAAAGGTGGAGGCGCCTCCATATAAGGATTCTGAGGTGGAGTTCTTCAGAGCAATAGGGGAGTGGATTATTCAGTCTGGTTTTAAGGAGGTTGCGCTTGTTGGTGGTTTGGATTCTAATCTTAGGTACGATGACTCCACTTATCGGATAGCGTATACCTCCAGCTACAAGCCGGTTGGTGAGTTGGAGGAGGCTAAGGTTTTGGAGGATGATCATATCATAGTCGGTCCTGTGGCGATTCTTCTGAACTACTTTGAGGCAAGGGGGTACCCGGCTTTCGCCATATTGGCTTACGCTTCTACTGAGCGAATGGATCCAAGGGCTACTGCTACAGCTGTTAGTGTGCTGTCAAGGTACTATGGGTTTGAGGTTGATGTTTCGACGCTGCTTAGGGGGGCTGAGATCATCGAGTCTGAGCTGCAGAAGGCTCAGGCTAAGGCGAGTAAGGCTGGTGAGTCGATCTATACCTAG